The nucleotide sequence GCGCCCGTTCCCAGTAGTTCCGGTTCTGCTTCTGTATGTATTAGAGCAATCTGATGTTCTCCCTCGGCGTAATCGTAATTAATAAACGCTAAATGACCATCAACTTCTATGTAGAAACGTTTTTTTGCTTCATCTTTTACAAGTGTTAATTCTTCGAATTCTGGTTTCATCACTTTTTTTTAAAAAAAATTTATTATGTTCAAAATTAGCGAAAAAATAAGATTGAAAGTTAATGTTGGATTTTTAAAACAAAAAAATCCTGTAACTCTTCGATTACAGGATTGATATTTCGTAATGATAAATTATAATGTTTTGAACTGCTCAAGCATTCTGATGTCATTTTCGAAAAACATTCTGATGTCGCTCATTTGATAAAGAAGCATCACAATTCTTTCAATACCCATCCCAAATGCATATCCAGAAAACTTGTCCGGATCTATGTTTACGTTCTTTAAAACGGCAGGATCCACCATTCCGCAGCCCATGATTTCCAGCCAGCCCGTTCCCTTAGTGATTCTGTAGTCTGTTTCAGAGTTAAGACCCCAGTACACATCTACTTCAGCACTTGGTTCTGTAAAAGGGAAGTAAGAAGGTCTCATTCTGATTTTTGATTTTCCAAAAAGTTCAGTTGTAAAGAACTGAATGGTCTGCTTTAGATCTGCAAAACTCACATTTTCATCAATATAAAGCCCTTCGATC is from Epilithonimonas vandammei and encodes:
- a CDS encoding GNAT family N-acetyltransferase codes for the protein MKPEFEELTLVKDEAKKRFYIEVDGHLAFINYDYAEGEHQIALIHTEAEPELLGTGAAAAVVEKTLQYIKENGKKLFPFCPYIFAYIKKHPEWKAIVAETFAGYDQL